The proteins below come from a single Papaver somniferum cultivar HN1 chromosome 11, ASM357369v1, whole genome shotgun sequence genomic window:
- the LOC113321096 gene encoding putative RING-H2 finger protein ATL21B: MGTVKFLVFFFVFLRFFPNLIESAGAEKCPIHQWCAKEEPTIQFPFTLKGRGREECGSPGYQLICNEMNKTVLEFPFSGKFFVRRVYSSLQKIEIYDPENCLPKRILKLNLSGTPYQLGSSYRKYSFLNCSSSGDSLRNITNLIEIRCLSSSTHTVFATNVSIANIAPLNTTCVHIADVQVPILPIQDDDSFNLNEKFLLSWPWHQTPSDLTKPPKKDVHSGELLRRIQPLMQFSPNSQFPTNLQSSERASVILRYNPIQL, encoded by the exons ATGGGTACCGTTaaatttttggttttcttctttgtcTTCCTCCGATTTTTTCCGAATTTGATAGAAAGTGCTGGTGCAGAAAAATGTCCAATACATCAGTGGTGTGCGAAAGAAGAGCCAACAATTCAATTTCCGTTTACATTAAAAGGTCGTGGCAGAGAGGAATGTGGTTCCCCCGGTTACCAACTTATTTGCAATGAAATGAATAAAACAGTACTGGAGTTTCCATTTTCCGGTAAATTTTTCGTACGGCGTGTTTATAGCTCTTTGCAGAAGATAGAGATATATGATCCTGAGAACTGCCTTCCAAAACGTATTCTGAAGTTGAATCTTTCCGGTACACCTTACCAACTAGGTTCTTCATATCGAAAATATTCGTTCCTTAATTGCTCTTCATCTGGCGATAGTCTTCGTAATATAACAAATTTGATAGAAATCCGTTGCCTAAGTAGCTCCACGCACACCGTTTTCGCTACAAACGTGTCAATTGCTAATATTGCACCGCTCAATACAACGTGTGTCCATATAGCTGATGTTCAGGTTCCAATTTTGCCGATTCAGGATGATGATTCGTTTAACTTGAATGAGAAATTTCTTCTGTCATGGCCATGGCATCAAACACCATCTGATCTCACAAAGCCACCAAAGAAAG ACGTGCATTCAGGAGAGCTGCTGCGTCGTATTCAACCCCTGATGCAGTTCTCCCCCAACTCGCAGTTCCCCACCAACCTCCAATCGTCAGAACGGGCTTCAGTGATTCTACGATACAATCCTATCCAACTGTAG
- the LOC113321599 gene encoding putative RING-H2 finger protein ATL21B, whose translation MNTTVLELPFSGKFFVRNLHTFRQKIEIYDPDNCLPKRILKLNLSGTAYHLGELGVSYQKYSILNCSASIDDLLKMTTKLTYIRCLSSSTHTVIVTDVSTANIVLLNTSCLHIADVPIPYSPVQKGVPVDLNENFVLSYLTCKKKSNRMAIIVVSLVCIFIGLPCLLFLILWCYLWHRSGSQGSSTRVSMRCFFTCGDGYGE comes from the exons ATGAATACAACAGTACTAGAGCTGCCATTCTCCGGTAAATTTTTCGTTCGAAATCTTCATACCTTTCGGCAGAAGATTGAAATCTACGATCCAGATAACTGCCTCCCCAAACGTATTTTGAAGTTGAACCTTTCAGGCACAGCTTATCATCTCGGCGAGCTTGGTGTTTCATATCAGAAGTATTCCATCCTTAACTGCTCTGCATCGATCGATGATCTTCTTAAAATGACAACAAAGTTGACATACATCCGTTGCCTAAGTAGTTCCACACACACAGTTATCGTTACAGATGTTTCGACTGCAAATATAGTTCTCCTCAATACAAGTTGTTTGCATATTGCTGATGTTCCAATCCCATATTCACCGGTTCAGAAGGGCGTTCCCGTTGATTTGAATGAAAATTTTGTTCTGTCTTATCTAACTtgtaaaaagaaaa GTAATCGAATGGCAATTATCGTAGTAAGTCTTGTCTGCATTTTCATCGGATTGCCATGTCTATTATTCCTTATACTATGGTGCTATCTTTGGCATCGCTCCGGCTCCCAAGGGAGCAGCACCCGTGTGAGCATGCGGTGCTTCTTCACATGTGGTGACGGATATGGCGAATAA